The following are encoded in a window of Elusimicrobiota bacterium genomic DNA:
- a CDS encoding HU family DNA-binding protein, with translation MHLVCTSMLRRSKRMKKAGLVERVAQQAKIRKAAAQRAIEALVDAVNDALRTDGKVIIAGLGVLKLKTTKERKARNPKTGEQVIVPPRKKVVFKPNSALKAMIKSL, from the coding sequence ATGCATCTGGTATGTACATCCATGTTAAGGAGGAGTAAACGGATGAAAAAGGCAGGGTTGGTGGAACGTGTCGCACAGCAGGCGAAGATACGTAAAGCAGCAGCACAACGCGCGATTGAAGCGCTGGTTGATGCCGTTAATGACGCGTTGAGAACCGATGGGAAAGTTATTATCGCAGGGCTCGGGGTGTTGAAGCTTAAAACTACTAAGGAGCGTAAAGCGCGGAATCCTAAGACCGGTGAACAAGTGATTGTTCCTCCCAGGAAAAAGGTGGTGTTTAAACCGAATTCCGCGTTAAAGGCGATGATAAAGTCGTTATAG
- a CDS encoding HAD-IA family hydrolase — protein MKNIELLIFDLDGTLADTKPDVTDGVNYALKYFGCPSRTQDEVAASIGPGQDVMLKKSFGTFTKYDLNVAIKKFNEYYSVHYADKTYLFPGMMDMLKHYNNKRKAVVTNKLRKYSEPLLAKLGALDQFDIVVGMEDVEKCKPDPYPLLLVAKKYGIAPEKSVMVGDSPSDIQAGKAAGMFTVGLTFGMNPAEIVKSANPDYLLDDILQMLNIFE, from the coding sequence ATGAAAAATATTGAGTTACTCATTTTTGACCTTGACGGTACATTAGCGGATACGAAACCGGATGTTACCGACGGAGTTAATTATGCTCTTAAATACTTCGGATGTCCGTCACGCACGCAGGATGAAGTTGCAGCTAGTATTGGGCCGGGCCAGGATGTTATGTTAAAAAAATCATTCGGAACGTTTACAAAATATGATCTTAATGTGGCTATAAAGAAGTTTAATGAATACTATTCTGTTCATTACGCGGATAAAACGTATCTATTCCCCGGGATGATGGATATGCTGAAGCATTACAATAATAAACGTAAAGCTGTTGTCACAAACAAGTTAAGGAAGTATTCTGAACCACTACTCGCGAAACTCGGTGCGCTTGACCAGTTCGACATTGTGGTAGGTATGGAAGACGTAGAAAAATGTAAGCCCGACCCATATCCGTTACTTCTGGTAGCAAAAAAGTATGGTATTGCTCCTGAAAAAAGTGTTATGGTAGGTGACAGCCCGTCGGATATACAGGCAGGTAAAGCTGCGGGGATGTTTACCGTGGGGTTAACCTTTGGGATGAATCCCGCTGAAATTGTTAAGTCCGCAAATCCTGACTATTTACTGGACGATATACTGCAGATGCTGAATATATTTGAGTAG
- the lipB gene encoding lipoyl(octanoyl) transferase LipB yields MSFKVLNLGLTNYHKTYLLQKRLVTGKVEGDKTDYLILTEHPRVITLGRWGKKENVVIPANCEIIEIERGGDVTIHFPGQLVGYPIIDLRNYGKDLTGYLRKLEDMLIMSLSKLGVRNAVRVENRTGVWVNTKKVASIGIAARRWITYHGFALNITGNLKEFRYVNPCGFKSNCMTSVSEILGCKVSLKAAGSVVADMFKEVFINNNIFGNITSGN; encoded by the coding sequence GTGAGCTTTAAAGTATTGAATCTAGGATTAACAAACTACCACAAAACCTATCTTCTACAAAAACGGTTGGTCACCGGAAAAGTTGAGGGCGATAAAACTGACTATCTCATACTTACCGAACATCCAAGGGTGATAACTCTTGGGCGATGGGGGAAAAAAGAAAATGTGGTAATCCCTGCGAACTGCGAAATTATTGAGATTGAACGCGGGGGTGATGTAACCATCCACTTCCCGGGACAGCTTGTGGGGTATCCCATAATAGATCTCCGTAATTACGGGAAGGATTTAACGGGATACCTGCGTAAACTGGAAGATATGCTTATTATGTCGCTAAGCAAACTCGGGGTTCGTAATGCGGTACGCGTAGAGAACCGTACCGGTGTGTGGGTCAATACCAAAAAAGTTGCTTCCATAGGTATTGCCGCACGGCGTTGGATTACCTATCACGGGTTTGCGTTAAACATTACGGGTAATCTCAAGGAGTTCAGGTATGTCAATCCCTGTGGGTTCAAAAGTAATTGTATGACGTCAGTATCTGAGATTTTGGGGTGTAAGGTTAGCCTTAAGGCTGCGGGTAGTGTTGTCGCGGATATGTTTAAAGAAGTATTTATTAACAACAATATTTTTGGTAATATTACATCAGGGAATTAA
- a CDS encoding ROK family protein produces the protein MVNKIKVLISGVNRKITKTFYLENKLGNIDGIISELNSYANLFGQNMPVVVEGNPKTVDSLNHRIRTSPYVSRLLSRPLIKLIPVSKTKSGGVSLNRRKKVGVKHTSRGGKVYSVGIDVGGTFIKCLVLRNSIPVSSSFTKIVTPKKRGDIVLNLAKLVDTAMLGLDKQRLRGIGIGIPGFAENGRIEKLSNLTAWNGLELERSLSKILAQDYGYPLVNVWIDNDANLAGLRNAVRLKKPGSITFTVGTGVGGGIVSNYKIFHGITGAAGEMHLRITGFEGVKDACTCGIKDGCIESVCSSRGIVLSFTDEWFEFVQANSGSKSKSSDDVLSKIAVRVRNTGVITNKDCREIDVAAQKGCVPAKKVMYATAKNFVIAIEYLYKLTGIKDYIFSGGVVQGLLGEYMRKELSFRKLTQCGIKTFIVSDADTAGAEGAALFAWTVNS, from the coding sequence ATGGTAAACAAAATTAAAGTATTAATCAGCGGTGTTAACCGCAAGATAACAAAAACTTTTTATCTTGAAAATAAGTTGGGGAATATTGACGGTATTATTTCTGAACTTAACAGTTACGCAAATCTTTTTGGGCAAAATATGCCCGTGGTGGTTGAGGGTAACCCCAAAACCGTGGATAGTCTTAACCACAGAATACGAACTTCGCCGTATGTTTCGCGTTTACTTTCCCGGCCGTTAATAAAACTGATCCCCGTGAGTAAAACTAAGTCAGGGGGAGTTAGTCTTAACCGCAGAAAAAAAGTTGGTGTTAAGCATACCTCCCGGGGGGGTAAAGTTTATTCTGTTGGGATTGACGTCGGGGGTACTTTTATTAAATGTTTGGTGCTAAGAAACAGTATACCTGTGAGTTCGTCGTTCACAAAAATTGTTACTCCCAAAAAACGCGGTGATATTGTTCTGAACCTCGCGAAACTTGTGGATACCGCAATGCTGGGATTGGACAAACAAAGATTGAGGGGTATAGGTATTGGGATCCCGGGCTTCGCGGAGAACGGGCGGATAGAAAAGTTGTCGAACCTTACCGCATGGAACGGGTTGGAGCTCGAGAGGAGTCTCTCGAAAATACTTGCACAGGATTATGGATATCCTCTAGTAAACGTATGGATCGATAATGATGCTAACCTCGCGGGGTTACGTAATGCAGTGAGATTGAAAAAGCCGGGTAGTATAACATTTACCGTAGGGACCGGTGTTGGTGGCGGGATTGTTAGTAACTACAAAATCTTTCATGGCATCACAGGCGCAGCAGGTGAGATGCATCTTAGAATTACCGGGTTTGAAGGAGTGAAGGATGCTTGTACATGCGGGATTAAAGACGGGTGTATTGAGTCAGTGTGTTCTAGCCGCGGGATTGTACTGTCTTTTACTGATGAATGGTTTGAATTTGTTCAGGCAAATTCTGGAAGTAAAAGTAAGTCCTCGGATGATGTGTTATCCAAAATTGCGGTACGTGTAAGGAATACCGGGGTTATTACAAATAAGGACTGTCGTGAGATTGACGTTGCAGCGCAAAAAGGGTGTGTTCCTGCAAAAAAGGTTATGTACGCAACTGCTAAGAATTTTGTTATTGCCATTGAGTATTTGTATAAACTTACCGGGATTAAGGATTATATATTCTCCGGCGGTGTTGTTCAGGGGTTGTTAGGTGAATATATGAGGAAAGAACTTTCTTTCCGTAAACTAACGCAGTGCGGTATTAAAACATTTATAGTTTCCGATGCGGATACTGCCGGTGCGGAAGGCGCGGCGTTATTTGCGTGGACCGTGAATTCGTAA